GAATTGCTCAGACATTGAATGTGTCCTTAACACGCATATACGTGTCAACCGCAATGGACTTACATTTGTTATGTAAAgtagaagaggaagaagagttCTTTAATAATTGATAATTATCTTTTTTATCGTTCTGATGCTTTATGCTTTATTCATATGATGAACTGAACAAACAACCACGATCCACAGCAAGAAGAATTCATCAGCTAATGGCAAATAAGATGAACTGAGCTCATCAGCTGATCCAACATAAACATATCCAATACTTTGTAAACAAAaagcagggaaaaaaaaagctatTTGGGATAAATTCATCTAAATGTCCAATCGTTGCCTATTCTAAAGTGAGCCTAAGCAAGAATTAGTGTTAATATGGGGTTCAGAACAAACTACAAGCCattgagctgaaatttcatGGATAAATTAACAAGTATACCTGTATAACTACAAAAAATATGGACATGAAACAGGTTTAGTTGTTTCAATCAGCAAACCCAAAACAGAACAAAAACTAATCTGATCTTCATACTTCAGTTAAACATGATCTCATTCACAGCGTTGCTAGCTGACAAAATTGCTGAGGTACTAAATCCACCTCTTTTTATCTACTATGGCTTTGCTTGAAGAGTTAAGATGTCTCAAAACAGAATGGTCAGCACCGCTTctgaaaaaatgcagcaaatcCTCATTGCATTGGGTGAGTTGAATGGGGAAGGATGGAATTGGCTAGGTGTTCATTCACCTTTACTGGAAGTGCTGGCATTTGCTTCATCATGTAGGGTGGCTCATTGATCCTGCAAATGAGTAAATTAATAGATAGTTTCTCTTTCGTAGCAGGAAGGTATTGCATTGTCAAGATATGCCACATGGAGATGTTATTGCGAATCACATCCTACCGAGTAAGTTAAGTCCTCCCTTGTCTGCTGAGTACTAGATAGGATTGGTGGTGGTGCACCGCGTATGCAACACTAGGCATATCTTGACTATCTATAGGATAATTATCATGGAGAATCGAACTTATGTAATACTTAAAAGGAGGCAAAAAATGCAATCTGATTGTTCTTCTTACAATGGTCGTATGTCACAAAACTGGAAAGCAGTGTTAATTTAAGCTCCACAAATTTGATATAACGTTAGATAGCAACCAATGTATCCCTAATAGAAAGATGTAAGCTGATTTAAGCAAACTCTCTATGATGACTGAAAATCCAAGCCAACATAATTGATTGTATGACCCTATGGAAGTTATGATTTGTATCTTGCACACTACCAAGTAACCTATGAATACAGCAGGCTGTCGCCAAAAGGGTAGCCTATGTACCAATTAAGAGAGTAAGGACATTTGTGCTGATGGTAATACCTTGAAACCTCTGGATATTACCCCTCAAGGTGGAGGGAGTTTACCACAAGCTCTAATCAAGAATATATCTTGCTTTATAGCCCTCAGAAGCTTTACTAAATGACTTAATAACTCTCTTGAGGTTCTTCTTCAGACTACTGTCCATAGACAAAATTTACAAGCAAATTGCATTCAAACCAATATGACACCAGATAATTTACAATTAGAAACTAATCATGCTTAGTACGAGTTAGATCAGAACATTCATATACTGCATGTATCAAGAACAATGTTTATCCTAGTCTTCCGGGATAAGTTGACACCAACATGATAAGATACCATCCATACATCTTTGATTTATAATgcccaattaaacccttgagCTTTCAGTGTGTGTCATTTAGTAACTGGTGGATTACCAAAATCCGAGCATTTATCCAAAGAAATTGGTAATTAAGCTGAATATTACATCCAACAATTACATGAATGAGGACTATCCATCAATCACCTTCCCCACAATTATATACAATGTGACAGCTCTATAAATACACTAAGCCACAAGGAAGAATGGGTAAACAGATAATGGCATATGTAAAATGCAAAATAATGAACATTTATGACGGTACATTGTCGTGACCTATATGGACATCTGTTTGGTCCTAATATGGCGTCAGTTTCTAAAACATTCACTTGGCAATCTTCTATCTTATGACCCTTACAAGGGAAAGATAAATATCAGGCGCAAGAACAGTGAAAACATTACAAAGGGAAGAATATTTCCAAAACCACACAATAGAGATTCATTCAGAAAATTGTAAATGAAAATACATATTGAGATGCACTTGTAAAGACAGAGGGCTTTCTGGAAAACTGAAAAATGGAAAGCAGCATGTAAAGATTGTTTTTCGTACCTCTTCAAGATCTGGGAGATGTTATCGCGGGCTTGACAGAAAATACCAATGTTGTTGTGCATCTGAAaatggggagagagagagagagagatgtcaTATAATGTGATCTGGAATAGGCAAGTAGAAAGCAACAGTGACTCAATGTTACACATAATTTTCCTCCCTCTCTCAgcatattactgtaacatttgtATAAAGTTCATTTGACACCCAAAATGTCAATAAACAAGTTGTAACTGCATAAGTTCCAGAAGATATGAATGAGTAGGACAGTATGTATACATGTGAAATCATAAACGGTGAAAGCTTTTTGTTACCATATGTATATTACATACATATATGACTCTATACTGTTAAGAATGTTTTTTAAAAAGGTTAAAACTGCATTACTTGCCAAGTTGATAAACTTTATTACTTACAATTCCTATAAGCCATAACAATTTCATAAGAACTTGGGTTTCTGCTAACCAAGCAACTTAATGGAGCTTAACCATAGATATAAAGATTTGGCCAAGTTATTAGAAGTCCAGAATCTGAAAGCTTGTACCTAACTACCTGTTGGAGCCTAAACCAATTAAGCCAAATTCTTGTGGTACACAACCCAAAGCCTTGGAAACAATGTATGTTATCCACATTTCTCTGCATGAGCTATATCTCTAGGGTATTACAATCAGCCACAACCATCAAacaaaaattctcattgctgCAGCCAATGAAAAGCCATTCTTTCTGTGTTCCAAGATCAGACTAGGCTACTCTATTACCTGCTTTGGCAACTAAACTGTTCGAGCCTAAGCCATTTTTCCAAAGTGCCCAAGTCCAAAATTTGCTGGTAGAACAAAACTCAAGGTCTTAAATACCAATAAAAAAAACCTCCGATGCAATGTAGGGAAAAGTGCACGTTGTACTTTTATTAACACCAATAAGAAATTTACATCATAATCAAAATCCTTTTTAGTACAATAATCAAATCTTACCAGATTTTGCGCAAAGGATCATAAACCCCTTACATCATGTGCGAAGACAGATTCATGAAAACAATCTAACAAATTAAGTTGGTATATATATTTGACTGGCACAAGTTCAACGAAGATTTCTTTGACTTATACAAGACTGCATTTACAAGGTAAACTTTTTATCTCTTAAAAGAGATGAGAATATTCATATACAATCACAGGTGATAAAAGTATCTATCCCTATAAATATGTGGTTTCTTGGATGCTTTGTAGATGACATGAACTGAAATAAAACTAAATGGGAAAGCAATTCACCTGATAAGTGGCTAAATTTGCAGATATCTGGTCAAAGGCCCGAGCATTCTGTCGAAGTAGCTCTTGTGTAACACCATCAATGGCTGGCAAGAACACAAAATATTTGCTGGTTGATCAACATCATAACACTAGGATAAACAAACATGTAACACATTTACTATTGAAGATCTATATTCCTCATATCTTCAAACCCATTATACATTTTTCAGTGATAAGATCAACTTAAGGCATGATGAAATAGAAAGAGTTTCACAGATAGCAATTGTAAAGCAATACAGTCCTTTAGCCAGTGTCAACTGAACATCTTAAAAGGCACAAAATaatctttttgtttttagtgCCATTCTTAAAAGGCACAACTGGCAGTATGTGATGCCATTCTGAAGCGTGAGATGTTTTCCAAAACCTTTTGGGGATACTCATCAAATCATTGATTAAACATTATGGACTGAATCCAACTTAATGTTTGAATGTCATGCCTAAGGCTGCTTATAATTTCTCTACAATAATGAGGAACTATAGAAATGTCATAATGTTTGAATGTCATGCCTAAGGCTGCTTATAATTTCTCTAGAATAATGAGGAACTATAGAAATGTCAGAATATTATGGCTCGTCCCAGCATGTGGCACAAACAGCTAAACAAGGTTCTACAAAAGCTGAAAAGTAATGATAACCAAAGAAAAAACAATAAGCAGAAGTATACAGCAAAAACATATGTAATGGTAACGTGTTTCTCAAGCATTTAAAATTTTGTATTATACAATGCTTGCTTCAACTTTTCCAACCATGATTAGTTGTCTGTTCCAACTATATGGACTTTGTTAAAGATATGGACTTTTACCTTTACCAATCTAATAAAATGCCTTATGAAAAATAAGTTTGTTTTTATGAACCTAAACATGCTTCTgacaatgattttttttttttaaatgtggaTCCAGCCACCACATATGGCATTCTAATACTGTATCTTAACATTTGCATTTGGAAAAGTGATACCTTATAACCTGGACACTGTCTCCAGCCAGTATATCTCCTATGCTACTTTTAAATTCTCAAGTGTGGTTTTGTCTCAGTTTCATTCCTTTTTCCTACTCATATTGCCTATTTCTAACACAGAAATATCGCAGAACTCTTGCAGTCATTCAATACCAGCAATTTACTTCAAAATCATGCCATTAATTGAAAATCAAACGACAAACATATACTGTTTTGGTTAGGTGCACAACTAGGAACCATAAGATGTCTGAAGTCTACAAAGATTTCTAATAGAGAAGACAGAATTTTAACATCTATTGAATTAGTTGCTTAGATGAATACATGTAGTGTATCTGTATGAGGTATTTCTACAGAGGGTGGTGCTTAAAACTAATTTAGATTAATACGTGTCTGAGGATCGCTTGACCCGCATATGATCCAGTTATGCATCTTATCAGTACAACAATATAGAGACACTGAACCTCAACTCATGAAACAGGATAAGCATCGTGGGTAGCAAGCTGCTCTCAATGTTGAACCTTTCTTTTCAACCTTTTCTCTTTGTGTTGGTGATTCTAGTTTTATTACATATGGTGTAATCAGAATTTTATCCACAGATCCAGAAAGTCATCAGTCTTCCTATGTACTTTCCACAGTTGTtagaattttaaaaatttggtcACATCACTCAAATAACTTACGTTAACTTTTATAGTGTATGATGTCTAGAGAAATAATCCCACTCTGACTCGAACAATATGATATATATTGTATCTGCTTTCTGTCCTTTCTGCCACATcccactttcacttttcctacATATCACCTCAAACTAGAGTACAAAATGAATGTGGGCCAACTTTTAGATTGTGTTCACAAATAATATTCCTTAAAAAGCATATAGTTAGTTTCTGGATTTTCCATTGGCTTACTTCTGCATCAAATAATGTTCCATAACACATTTTCCACCGAACATATTTAAGGGAAAAATAGTGTATCAAACTTCAGCACTCAGCAATTCATTTTCAAACATAAGATGCCAAAGAAAAACAGACAAAGTCACAAGATATTCTTCACCCAAAGCAGTATATGCTCAATAAGATTCAATATATGTCCTTGTAAAGTCAATCACAATCAGAATATGCTTTAGgaataatattattatatatcCAAACATTGCAAGAGATTCCAAAAGCAATCTTATTAGTAACCACTCCTTGAGCATATGGAAGAAAACCTGGTTGCATCAGTGCCTGAGATGACATTGCTGAAGGATCAGTTGCTCTTTCCTGAGAAAAGAATGTAAGAAAATTCTTGAGTCTCTGCTAGTCCATAAAAGTGAACATGACAATGAAGTGCAGGGAAAATAAGCCCATTATTGTAGCCTTAAACAGTTTTTTGTAATTCTGAAATAAGTAGGAGGAGAACAATATAAGGGTAATCCTACAAGAGATATTGCTATCCTTGACATGCCAGTTAGAGTGAATCAGATACTAATACCTTAAGCTGAGCTCATCACAAACACTTTACTGGACATCCTATCCGTAGTACACTGTTCGATTTCATATATTCTTGTTTATAGCTTCAGCATGCCAACTTCAAAATTTACCCTTACAAATAACTTCTATGAACCATGAAATATATCTAGCCATACATGTTACCTTGCATTTACAGATATTCAGTCGCTCAATTAGCTCAGACATGAGGACCCCTTAAAACAGATTGTGTAAATAATATGCTACTCATTTATTATGTGTAGAAAAGAATCAAAGTACAAGGATGCTGTAgctaaatgaaaaaataaataaataaaaatattacacacacacacacacatatatgcatgaacaattttttttgttgtattaTGTTCTTGCATTTGCTTCGTGTCAAAATGCCAGGACCAGAACTATTATGAGTTTGTTTGACACTCTTCCGATGCAGCAAACACACTCTTCTTGGAAGATACACAATCTTCTCTGATCTCATTTCAACTTAGTCAACGAGGCTTTTTCATTTACTGCTTTGTGCTTTAGATATTCTTCAcggataaatttttttattgcatTTAACACGCATATTTAATTCTTAAATACAAGAGTTCTTACCTttctttccttacttttcctcAAACTAAGATCGTCTTTTCTTCTCCTGCTGAAATCTCTTTTCTGGATATAAATGCATAGttaaaatataaataagaaGCATCAAGCACTAAAATGAAATGTCAAAAAGAAATTAAGAGCTTGAATCTGAAAATCAATCATGGTAATAATTATGGTAATTGATGATGCACTTAAAAGTCCAATTGAGTACGAGAAAGAGTAAGAGGCAGATATGAAAACTACTCAGTATTCCTTCAGAATCAGAAAGGGACTGGAGAAAGAATGACAACTATATAAAAGTTGTTGAAAGAAGTAATGAAATTTTGAATCAGAAACACTAAGTGTTCCTTTATCAATAATCCTGATGAGTAGGAGAAGAGTCATTGGAGAGGTAGTGGCTTTGTATAGTGATGGGTAATCAGGGATACAATCCCCTGATATAAAGGTATAGTCATAAATGTGCTTATTTCTGAGTAAACAGGGTGCCTCACAGTTTAGCACCATTAGGAAATGAGATAAGAACATGCCTTTGTCAAAGCAATAGCTtaacaaaaaatggaaaagcacTGAACTAAACATATAACAGTGTAACCATTAGAAATAGGAGCATAAGTCATGAAATGAGAAATTAGAAGAACAAAAAGTGGGACATCAAAGACACATTAAAAAGTTTAATCTCTCTTAAGATGTAACTGTAGAACAAGgcacaaaaaataattttaaacttcATGTTTGTTACTCAATTACCAGAAATTTCATATAATTAAGGGGCACTTATATGTAATACAAAATGGTCTTATAAAGCAATAGCATCAGAAAGAATTGAAAAGCCAGCATTTAAGCATCCAACACAGCCCAACATAGCTCAGCCAAGACATCAAAAAGATGGgatacaagaaagaaagaaattggcTATTAGAGTCAGTCAATCAACTCTTTTGACTTGAATGTTTTATTACTTAGTATCACCATCGTTGATTTACCTATTCATCTCAAACCTTAGGCTGTAGGAAAGGAGGCCTAGTTTCTCTTTTAAGTCTTTGTATTGCAGGGCAAAAACTCTTTTAGTATGTTCATAAGTACTACAGCTCAGATTCATGAGTTCAATTCAAATGGGATCAAGTAATGTACAAGGCAGCAGGAAGATTCAACTTTGgagttctttttcttctttactCCCTCATGTCAAACTGAAAGtatgaaacaaaaagaaatattcTATAACTTCACTTGTGAGATGCGTATTTGATCGAATTTTTTACAATGTTTAAACTGCTCATCCATCTAAAGTGTAAACATTCAATGCTTTACCAAGCaacaaatgaatgaatttaaGGCCTGTTCTTCTCTCTAGTTTAGTTCGAACTATCAATGAAGTGAGACTCGCCATCAATTTCAAAACTTTTCCCTAGCAATACCTTTCAGTCCATTCACAAACAATCATATTGGACATTTATATTAGATGGTTTCAACCCTTTGTAAGGcagaaatagaaaaataaagtcCTCTGGTATGGAAAATAGTTATGGCTTTATAACAACACTTACCGTCATCCATCTGTAGCGTAAAGCAACATCACGGACTGTTTTGTTCTTTAGCAGCACGGCAATCTTTGCATAACGGGCAATGATTGATTCAGCAGCATATCTGCAGAGTATTTAAGCAAACTGAATTTTATACACCTCTCATTCATTAGAAAATAGTGCTTGTGAAATACATGGGTGAACTCCAGCAATAAACAATACAGTACCAAACAGTAGTTAAATCATTTTAGTGAAGTACTAACACTATCCAAAGTTATAAATATGTCTAAGCACAAATAAATAGAATGCTAGATAGTAAATAAGGGAGTCCTTTATCTTGCCAAGCACCAACTATAGAAATGTTAAATTACACCCTCTGCTATGAGTCCATTTATCCCAGAAATCTATCTCCTTCCAAATAGTTTAATAGTTCTTGAACTTGATTTCTTTCCAAATGAGTTAATAGTTCTTGAGGAGCCAAAATTTAGGTTGGACAACTTAGACACAAGAGTGGTAAGTATAGATTTCTAAGAAAACCCGCTAACGAAGTTATTATAAGCATAACGAAAAATCACAAAGGGTGGTGTGCCCACTTGCTAAATTAGTAGCCTTGTGCCGACTTGCTAAATTACATACTTCATTCCATCAGACCCCCTTGTACTCCGTTGATTCTAACAATCAGAACTGATAAAAGAACTGCTTCAAGCACAAAGATACATGTTTGCAGTCATGACAAGGGAGAGGTAGAGGCCAGAAGATATTAGTTTGTCATGATCTAGCTCATATTTGTTGAATTTATTTATAGATAAATATTTTAGTTTCTTTCGAGGTAAAGAACAATTGCTTATAGATTTCTGGTATAATTACTAGATTAATAATTGACTGACCAATCAATCTTCAACTATAGATCCTAAACGTTTCTAAATATACCTTGAAAATGGTCTTAAAATCAACACCAAAATCCACTTTCTATGCTAGATGCAAACTATGAGTGGATCTCGTCTATTTATTGCTATCTTAGGAAAAGCAGACCATAGATGCAAAAGTGTAGTGCACTGATAGTGTGTGATAGGGGAATGGAGCATCATTATTGATTTGCAGCCATATTATAGTAATCAATTTGACAACGTACCTAACTTGATTTTTCTCCCAATCACCAATTGCTAATTGCCAAGTCTAAACTCGTATTAATAAAGTAATTATTATCTAACTCACAGAAATCTGAAAAAATCATATTCTACGGTAGAAGTGATAGAATCCAATGAAATAATCTATCTAAATTTCAGGaataaaaaaaggtaaaatttcATTCATATAATTAAGCAAACGAACAGCAGAAATACAACCTAATCACCTAACTGAAAAGTTAAAAGGAGGAGAAATCTTATGAACCAACAGAAACAGTATGCAATCAAGTGCAAAGAGCCAAAGACGTTCAGAAACAAGAATCATACATCAAATCTATTCCATTTCCAAATTAAAAGCTACAAAATTCTCTTTCAACAAATGTATGAATACTAACTGTCAAAAAATCATCACAAGAATTCAAAGCACCAATCCATCAAGCACAAAAAAGTAACCCAACAAGCAGCACAgaaattatcaagaaaaatttAACCAAAACCAATATTAGACAAAAAACAGAAAAACCCATctcaagaaataaaacataaatcAAGAAAACGCCCaaaataatatacatatataatctCACGTTTTCAATCCTTCATCAAGTATGGCCTGCTCGTCTGGTGTCCAATCCATTGAAATTCCATGCAGATTAGGCTGGAACCTGGTTGTAGCAGTACTAGTATTATAAGAACTCTCAAGAACTCCTGCTCCAGAAGAAACACCGGAACCTTTCccattattattagtattatacGAACAAACCACAGCTGATGGTGATGCTGCCGCTGCTGATTGTTGAACTACTGATGGTGGTTGTTTTAAGCAGCCGCCACCATGATCAGCGccaccaccaccgccaccacTATGATGATGAAGGTAACTCCTAGCTACTGATGCTGCTTCTTGGTGATGTTTCGTCATACTTGATGAATTGTTGCTGGCCATCATCAAAATTCATGCAAGAAAAAGCAGTAAAaagattaatatatattatattatatgtttatATGGTTTCTTGGGGTGTGAGTTTCTGTAAAGATTCTGCTGCTATGTGTGTCTGTGAGCGTTTGAGCTGGATGGAAATGGAAGGATGCTTTAAGCCATTAAGgtggagagagagaaagagagagagagagagagcgagagagagatGGGGAGAGGGGAATCTATTGATGGGCACGTAAGAAGTAGTAGTGTTGAAAAGGGAGATTTCTGCAAGTAAACCACTAAGACTCGGAGTAGCCAAAAAAAGAATTGAAGCAAAGCCAAATCTAATGTTTTGGTTGTttcacttgtttgttttgattttgtgactGTACGTTTTTGTTGTAACTGGTAACTGTTTGCATTGAATGGGATTCTGGGAATTTATTACTCGTATTTATTACGACTTGTCAGTTTGTAGAataaatattctgctattttgttgagttttaaaatcaagaaaactctttaaacacataaatcatcATCTAAATGTACACATTTATTCCGtataattaattattagattcagGATGCGTTCGATAAAGATGAATTCTAAAATCTGAAATATGAagtttgaatctattaaattattcGATTGTCAATTACAAAATCTAATAATACATTTGAATATATTTCTTAAGTACCAAaattaatatatttgagtatataatacattaaataaataatttatcaCTTATGTTTGAGAGCAAATTTTGACTAGAAAATTCAGTAACactaattaattcagatgttctagttttaatcatcaaacatattttaacatattcagatctgaattcattaattttaaatgttaaattgaattatcaaataagaccttttttttaatgtaaagtGAAGGACTCATCCGACACCCCTCGCTAACACTTCCTCCACCAGGACCAtcactcccccccccccccctccccccaaaaTATCAAATAAGGCCTTAGCTTAACTTCTAGAAAATATTACCACATAGAGCTGCAATCAATGAGTGTCCCCGGACACTGATTAGacaaatctttttcttttttgaccaTATATAATTCGACAGTTCATTATTTTTGCCATGACAAATAAGGCAAAATTGTTATTGTTTACTGATACACATGACACtcttatttttagttttttttttttttgctttaagcTATCCGTTATGTTCAGGCCACATTAGACAACCCTTTTGCTTATTTTATTTGTCACTTTTTTTTAATGTGGATTAACTTTTGTCCTGTATCGTAGGGGAGGGATGGCCAAAAGAATTTGTTATAGAAGCAAGTCCAGGGCAAAGACAACGTGTTCAGTTAGGCCATGTTATGGCACGTATGCAATTAGTTTTACTGAAGCCGCTTCAAATCATTTGCTTCGAATTTTATCTTTGTCACGCCTACCCATATTTGATTAACGGCTATGCGTATTGGGCTGCTGGACATCCTCCAATCCATTAAGTTttttaattgttaaatattaaatttaatacatttgagtatatatcatattcgctgataagtgaatagtttatcacttattttttgaaaccaaTTTTGTCTAAGAAATTTAGTGTcactcaattaattcagatgttcaatttttttattatcaagCGCGTCgaacatattaagatctgaatccattaaattttaaGTGTTCAATTGAGTTATCAAACGGGGTCTAAGGACTATGAATTGTTGGACTTATCCACAGTAAAATCCTAGGAGTTATTAATACTTAAATAGggataaaacaaaagggaagtAAACAAAATCCGGGATAGACGATTTCAAACGGTTAAAGAAGAGTATATTTtaagtttttgacaatttttgtttttaaatgcTATTTGGTCTTAAAAACTTTAAGATAGAAGATTTATTCTAGTAAGTCGTTTTCAGTAGTGCTTCCGAATACTTCGTACAACTTTTTCAACCTTGGTAATTTGTTAAGGCATAATCAAATAAGTACGAACTATAAAAAATCAGATAAATCAAGTTCAGTCTCAGCAAATTCATTAGAACCTGCCCAAAGGGCTTGCTTATACTTCAGCATCAGCTCAAGTTAAGCTACTTTAAGGATTTGaaattaattgattttttttttttacacttttATCTGTACTTATATATTTGTCTATGTATTTTTGCAATTGGCAAgcaattcaaaaaaatttagtGTTTGGAGAGCTAAATTTTTCCacataatatttcgcttgtatcataaatacatttttcaatccgcatttttatatttccaattatatttttatctcacatatatcatatcataaaaaatattataataattatttcacattatatttcaaataatactttaTTCAAGCACAACACAGCTAAAAAACTTTTTTGCTCAATAATTGGcaattatttcttaataattagTAGGTTGAAATGACAAGAGTGCCAATTCAATAGAAAATTTTTGTGGGGTCCACTTTTGTAAATTTGGAGGGGTAATTATACAGTTAAGAATAATGATACCGACAGAGGAGTTAAT
This region of Coffea arabica cultivar ET-39 chromosome 3c, Coffea Arabica ET-39 HiFi, whole genome shotgun sequence genomic DNA includes:
- the LOC113734957 gene encoding uncharacterized protein — protein: MMASNNSSSMTKHHQEAASVARSYLHHHSGGGGGGADHGGGCLKQPPSVVQQSAAAASPSAVVCSYNTNNNGKGSGVSSGAGVLESSYNTSTATTRFQPNLHGISMDWTPDEQAILDEGLKTYAAESIIARYAKIAVLLKNKTVRDVALRYRWMTKRDFSRRRKDDLSLRKSKERKERATDPSAMSSQALMQPAIDGVTQELLRQNARAFDQISANLATYQMHNNIGIFCQARDNISQILKRINEPPYMMKQMPALPVKVNEHLANSILPHSTHPMQ